A single window of Flavobacterium sp. 140616W15 DNA harbors:
- a CDS encoding tail fiber domain-containing protein, producing MKKYIFLFVLAFIGYSSYAQIGIGTKTPDESSALDVKLPNKGVLLSRVSLTSTTDVTTIPSAANSLTVYNTATAGDVMPGYYYWNTTASKWIRLMDSSSGGWGLKGNSATNPATDFIGTTDDNNIIFKRNKVQIGMLAQTNISFGEQALQNVRAGIRNVGIGSNALNRNSSGNSNTALGYYALNSNSTSFNTGIGSLALSSVISGESNTAVGSNSSLKIVKGRMNTSVGYNSLYSGVEAIANTAIGSDAGYNIISGYNNTAIGYNALFDNTNGNTNTAIGNRALLNLKATGAYISDDNVGVGSNAGTMLTSGNKNIFLGSDTKPTNTAGSYQLNIGNSIYGVNINRSGVNASIGINVPAPDNSAVLELSATNKGFLPPRITLKSTTDNTTITNPAAGLLVYNTAADGTGMTTVAPGYYYWNGTKWSILASSDNAWNTSGNSGTSSETNFIGTTDNADVVFKRGNVSAGLLALQTYNTSLGVNSYKGTPSGSYSGRWNTAIGYNSLHGNTSGEVSGHDNVAVGSNSLSLNYEGTQNVAIGSEVLKNNTKGSDNTAIGFQALAVNNTGNNNVANGVLALSKNISSNNVAMGHSALFNNVSGSGNTAIGYNSGTASDNLTNTTTIGNGARVSSSNTIQLGNAAITTIAGQVPFTTTSDRRLKEDIKTIPLGLDFVNKLHPVEYVRKNNELKTKEWG from the coding sequence ATGAAAAAATATATTTTTCTCTTTGTTCTTGCCTTTATTGGTTATAGTTCATATGCTCAAATAGGAATAGGAACAAAAACTCCAGATGAGTCATCGGCTTTAGATGTTAAACTGCCTAATAAAGGAGTTTTACTTTCGCGTGTGTCACTTACAAGCACTACAGATGTTACTACAATACCCTCAGCTGCAAATTCTTTAACAGTTTATAATACGGCAACTGCTGGCGATGTTATGCCAGGGTATTATTACTGGAATACAACTGCTTCAAAATGGATTCGCTTAATGGATTCAAGTTCAGGAGGATGGGGGCTAAAAGGGAATTCAGCAACCAATCCTGCTACTGATTTTATAGGAACTACAGATGATAACAATATTATATTTAAACGTAACAAAGTACAAATAGGGATGTTGGCTCAAACAAATATTTCATTTGGAGAACAAGCTTTACAGAATGTAAGAGCAGGAATTAGGAATGTTGGTATTGGTTCTAATGCGCTTAATAGGAATAGTTCAGGAAATAGTAATACGGCGTTAGGGTACTACGCATTAAATTCAAATAGTACTTCATTCAATACTGGAATAGGAAGCTTGGCATTAAGTAGTGTAATCTCAGGCGAATCTAATACAGCAGTAGGTAGTAATTCTTCCTTAAAAATCGTAAAAGGTCGGATGAATACCAGTGTTGGGTATAATTCATTGTATAGTGGAGTTGAAGCTATTGCCAATACCGCTATTGGAAGTGACGCTGGATACAATATTATTAGTGGCTATAACAATACGGCTATTGGATATAATGCGTTATTTGATAATACCAATGGAAACACTAATACAGCAATAGGAAATAGAGCATTGTTAAATCTAAAAGCGACTGGTGCCTATATATCTGACGATAATGTAGGTGTGGGGAGCAATGCGGGAACTATGCTTACTTCAGGAAATAAAAATATTTTTTTAGGATCAGATACCAAACCGACCAATACAGCAGGAAGTTACCAACTGAACATCGGGAATAGCATTTATGGAGTGAATATAAATAGATCGGGAGTAAATGCCAGTATTGGAATTAATGTTCCAGCACCAGACAATTCGGCTGTATTAGAATTAAGTGCCACAAATAAAGGCTTTCTTCCTCCGCGTATTACCTTAAAATCAACGACAGATAACACAACTATTACCAATCCAGCGGCTGGTTTGCTAGTTTATAATACAGCTGCTGATGGAACTGGAATGACAACTGTGGCTCCAGGTTATTACTATTGGAATGGCACTAAATGGAGTATTCTGGCATCATCAGACAATGCCTGGAACACATCTGGTAACTCGGGTACAAGTTCTGAAACTAATTTTATAGGGACTACAGATAATGCTGATGTAGTGTTTAAAAGAGGGAATGTATCTGCTGGTCTATTAGCACTTCAGACTTATAATACTTCACTTGGGGTGAATTCGTATAAAGGTACTCCTTCAGGGAGCTATTCTGGACGCTGGAATACAGCCATTGGGTACAATAGTCTTCATGGTAATACTTCTGGGGAAGTATCAGGACATGACAATGTTGCTGTAGGTTCAAATAGTTTATCGTTAAATTATGAAGGTACGCAAAATGTAGCTATTGGATCAGAGGTGTTAAAAAATAATACAAAAGGTAGTGATAATACAGCAATTGGTTTTCAGGCCCTAGCAGTAAATAATACAGGAAATAATAATGTAGCGAACGGAGTGCTTGCACTTAGTAAGAATATATCAAGTAATAATGTAGCTATGGGACATAGTGCACTTTTTAATAATGTTTCAGGATCTGGAAATACAGCTATCGGCTATAATTCTGGGACTGCTTCAGATAATCTTACCAATACAACCACAATTGGAAATGGGGCAAGGGTAAGTTCATCCAATACCATACAATTAGGAAATGCAGCAATTACAACAATAGCAGGTCAGGTGCCATTTACAACAACGTCTGATAGACGATTAAAAGAAGATATCAAAACGATACCATTAGGATTAGATTTTGTAAATAAACTCCATCCCGTAGAATACGTCCGTAAAAATAATGAACTAAAAACAAAAGAATGGGGGTAA
- a CDS encoding efflux RND transporter periplasmic adaptor subunit has translation MKLNTKNNYRFDTPRIINQKKQYRNLLVTLITATALTACGGKEETTDKQNYTLQNDTIVVPATSTISPKLKLETVTNEPFQLELITAGTVKAIPNFYAEIAPPFSGRVTKVYLKLGMKTQVGTPLFEMVSPDFIDAQKNFFQAKSTFQIAKLSLKRQQDLKTNGVGSQKDLEEAETNFEINEKEYQNAIASLKIFGVNVNKLVFGQPLIITSPVAGEVITNEVVLGQYIKEDDSPKAIVADLKKVWIAGQVKEKDVRFIKKLDGAEIQLASYPDKKITGKIYHVNEIVDEDTRSVQVLIECTNEDHTLKPGMYVTVKFIDTPENTLFVPAKAVLQYNDSSFVLVQLEKGKYVRRYVETGISSNGKIAILSGLKANEIIISEGAFYLLEAK, from the coding sequence ATGAAACTAAATACTAAAAACAATTACAGATTCGACACACCAAGAATCATCAATCAAAAAAAGCAATACCGAAACCTTTTAGTAACGCTAATTACTGCAACAGCTTTAACAGCTTGCGGTGGTAAAGAAGAAACGACAGATAAACAAAATTACACTTTGCAAAATGATACCATTGTAGTTCCTGCGACATCTACAATTAGTCCGAAATTAAAATTAGAAACGGTTACAAATGAGCCGTTTCAATTAGAATTAATAACAGCAGGTACTGTAAAAGCGATTCCTAACTTTTATGCCGAAATTGCTCCTCCATTTTCTGGAAGAGTTACCAAAGTGTATTTAAAACTAGGGATGAAAACTCAGGTAGGAACACCACTTTTTGAAATGGTCTCACCAGATTTTATTGATGCACAAAAAAACTTCTTTCAGGCAAAATCAACTTTTCAAATCGCTAAACTTTCTCTAAAACGTCAGCAGGATTTAAAAACTAATGGTGTAGGATCTCAAAAAGATCTGGAAGAAGCAGAAACAAACTTTGAAATCAATGAAAAAGAATACCAAAATGCAATTGCAAGCTTAAAAATATTTGGAGTAAATGTAAACAAGCTTGTTTTTGGTCAACCACTTATTATCACCTCTCCTGTTGCTGGAGAAGTAATAACAAATGAAGTCGTATTAGGACAATACATCAAAGAAGATGACTCGCCTAAAGCTATAGTAGCCGATTTAAAAAAGGTATGGATTGCCGGGCAGGTTAAAGAAAAAGACGTTCGTTTTATTAAGAAACTAGATGGTGCCGAGATTCAGCTAGCTTCCTATCCTGATAAAAAAATTACTGGAAAAATTTACCATGTCAATGAAATAGTTGATGAGGATACACGAAGCGTACAAGTCTTAATAGAATGCACTAATGAAGACCATACACTAAAACCGGGTATGTATGTAACTGTAAAATTCATAGACACTCCCGAAAATACACTGTTTGTTCCTGCCAAAGCAGTCTTACAATATAACGACAGCAGTTTTGTACTTGTTCAACTAGAAAAAGGAAAATATGTTAGACGTTATGTAGAAACGGGAATTTCCAGCAACGGAAAAATAGCAATACTATCTGGACTAAAAGCAAATGAAATAATCATAAGCGAAGGGGCTTTTTATCTACTTGAAGCGAAGTAA
- the mgtA gene encoding magnesium-translocating P-type ATPase, with amino-acid sequence MSVKDKIKHPFYSLTNSNGMNEGTTTKLRNASRNDHNFVYAMLESSEIGLTKLTSDERLKKFGLNEVQHDKAPSWLSQLIKAFINPFIFILLVIAIISFIVDIWMAEPGESDYKTVIMVAGMVLFSALLRFFQEYRSNQAAEKLKSMVKTTATVLRKFIGKREIAMTELVPGDILFLSAGDMIPADCRIMKCKDLFVSESMLTGEALPVEKNALPIRDADTKQPIELNNLCFMGTNVVSGTAKAIVVVTGNRTYFGSISKTITGNRPETSFDIGINKVSYLLIRFMLVMVPIIFLINGFLKGDWMQALLFAIAVAVGLTPEMLPMIVTANLAKGAMNMSKHKVIVKRLNAIQNIGAMDILCTDKTGTLTLDKIVLEKHLNAYGDEDDEVLKWAYLNSFHQTGLKNILDKAVLEHIELHDYLKVEEHFMKVDEIPFDFERRRMSVILKMRNGNHLLICKGAVEEILDLCSHSFDPGENKELHLENDKIILMDEKMRNKVLQTSKKMNEEGLRVLLVAIREFDGKHPLTYSVDDELQLTLTGFIGFLDPAKPSAQPSIAALQELGVTVKVVTGDNEIVTKKICNDVGIPVKNIVLGTELESMTEEELTQRIDDVSIFAKLSPLQKVRVVKALRAKGHTVGFMGDGINDAAALKEADVGISVDTAVDIAKESADIILLEKDLMVLRKGVIYGRRTFGNIIKYIKMTASSNFGNMFSMLGASAFLPFLPMLPVQLLTQNLLYDISQTTIPWDKMDEDFLKEPKKWDASSIQRFMFFIGPISSIFDFATFALMFFYFKANSPELQSFFQTGWFIEGLLSQTLIIHMIRTKKIPFIQSWATAPVLALTTIIMLVGIAIPFSPLAPMLKMQPLPLSYFPWLFGILTCYCLLTQYVKTWFIKKFNQWL; translated from the coding sequence ATGAGCGTAAAAGATAAAATAAAGCATCCTTTTTATTCCTTAACCAATAGCAATGGAATGAATGAAGGCACTACAACTAAATTACGTAATGCTTCCAGAAACGACCATAATTTTGTTTATGCAATGTTAGAAAGCTCTGAAATTGGACTTACAAAACTAACCTCTGATGAACGTCTTAAAAAATTTGGTTTGAATGAAGTACAGCACGATAAAGCTCCTTCATGGTTAAGTCAGTTGATTAAAGCATTTATAAACCCATTTATTTTTATACTGCTCGTTATTGCCATAATCTCATTTATTGTTGATATCTGGATGGCTGAACCAGGTGAAAGTGATTATAAGACTGTAATCATGGTAGCCGGAATGGTTCTCTTTAGTGCATTACTACGATTTTTTCAAGAATACAGAAGCAATCAGGCTGCTGAGAAATTGAAAAGTATGGTAAAAACTACCGCTACCGTTTTAAGAAAATTCATTGGCAAAAGAGAAATAGCTATGACAGAGCTAGTTCCCGGAGACATTCTCTTTTTGTCAGCAGGAGATATGATACCAGCAGACTGCCGTATCATGAAATGTAAAGATCTATTTGTGAGTGAATCTATGCTTACTGGTGAAGCACTGCCTGTAGAAAAAAATGCCCTCCCGATACGTGATGCAGATACAAAACAGCCTATAGAGCTCAACAATCTTTGTTTTATGGGAACCAATGTTGTTAGTGGTACTGCCAAGGCAATAGTTGTTGTTACTGGAAATCGCACCTATTTTGGAAGCATTAGCAAAACTATTACAGGAAATAGACCCGAAACCTCTTTTGACATAGGCATAAACAAAGTAAGCTACTTACTTATTCGTTTTATGCTCGTTATGGTTCCTATCATCTTTTTAATCAATGGATTTTTAAAAGGAGACTGGATGCAGGCTCTTTTGTTTGCAATAGCTGTAGCAGTAGGTTTAACTCCCGAAATGCTACCAATGATTGTAACTGCCAATCTTGCTAAGGGTGCAATGAATATGAGTAAACATAAAGTAATCGTAAAACGATTAAACGCTATCCAAAATATTGGTGCGATGGATATTCTTTGTACCGACAAAACTGGTACGCTAACATTAGATAAAATTGTTTTAGAAAAACATTTAAATGCTTACGGTGACGAAGATGATGAAGTATTAAAATGGGCTTATCTCAATAGTTTTCATCAAACAGGATTAAAAAACATACTCGACAAAGCCGTTCTGGAACATATTGAGCTACATGATTATCTAAAAGTAGAAGAACACTTTATGAAAGTAGATGAAATCCCTTTTGATTTTGAACGCAGACGTATGTCGGTTATTCTTAAAATGCGAAACGGGAATCACTTATTAATTTGTAAAGGAGCAGTCGAAGAAATTCTGGATTTGTGCTCTCATAGCTTCGATCCAGGCGAAAACAAAGAGTTACATCTTGAGAATGACAAAATAATACTGATGGATGAGAAAATGCGAAACAAAGTTTTGCAGACCTCCAAAAAAATGAATGAAGAGGGATTAAGAGTATTGTTAGTTGCCATTAGGGAATTTGACGGAAAACATCCGCTTACCTATTCTGTAGATGATGAACTGCAACTTACGCTAACTGGCTTTATTGGTTTTCTTGATCCAGCAAAACCATCGGCACAACCAAGCATAGCAGCGCTTCAGGAATTAGGAGTAACCGTTAAAGTTGTAACAGGTGATAATGAAATCGTCACTAAAAAGATATGCAATGATGTTGGTATTCCTGTAAAAAATATTGTGTTAGGTACCGAGTTGGAATCTATGACAGAAGAAGAACTAACTCAAAGAATAGATGACGTTTCGATTTTTGCGAAGCTAAGTCCTTTACAGAAAGTAAGAGTTGTAAAAGCATTACGAGCAAAAGGACATACTGTTGGCTTTATGGGTGATGGTATCAATGATGCAGCAGCTCTTAAAGAAGCAGATGTAGGTATAAGTGTAGATACTGCCGTAGATATTGCCAAAGAAAGCGCCGATATAATACTATTAGAAAAAGATTTAATGGTGCTGCGTAAAGGAGTTATTTACGGACGAAGAACCTTTGGAAATATCATTAAATACATAAAAATGACAGCCAGCAGTAACTTCGGAAATATGTTTAGTATGCTAGGTGCAAGTGCCTTCCTACCCTTCTTACCAATGCTTCCTGTACAATTATTAACACAAAATCTATTATACGATATATCACAAACAACCATTCCTTGGGACAAAATGGATGAAGATTTCTTAAAGGAACCAAAAAAATGGGATGCTTCTAGCATACAGCGTTTTATGTTTTTTATTGGTCCAATCAGTTCCATTTTTGACTTTGCAACATTTGCTTTGATGTTCTTCTATTTCAAAGCCAATAGTCCAGAGCTGCAATCGTTCTTTCAAACAGGCTGGTTTATAGAAGGTTTACTTTCTCAAACATTAATTATACATATGATACGGACTAAAAAAATTCCATTCATACAAAGTTGGGCTACAGCACCAGTATTGGCATTAACAACAATAATAATGCTTGTAGGTATCGCTATTCCGTTCTCGCCATTAGCACCGATGTTAAAAATGCAACCGCTCCCTTTAAGCTATTTCCCTTGGTTATTTGGAATACTGACTTGCTATTGCTTATTAACACAATATGTTAAGACATGGTTTATTAAAAAATTTAATCAATGGTTATAA
- a CDS encoding MgtC/SapB family protein, translating into MITTYEFTTRIVLASLLGAAIGIERQWRQKNAGLRTNTLVSLGSTAFILLSVSLGDGADPSRVAAQIVSGIGFLGAGVIMKDGLSVQGLNTAATIWCSAAVGTLVGIGLFTEAIIVSIAVMITHLLLRPVGLKLNRLQSIKSLNTPTDYLFTIKCKAEVENHLRVMLMQSLGNEETILLKSLTSDDGDNPSIALITAEIKAITPQDSLMEKVASRLTIEEKVMKVSWEIMGTQTEL; encoded by the coding sequence ATGATTACAACTTATGAATTCACAACACGTATAGTACTTGCATCACTGCTGGGAGCAGCAATAGGTATTGAACGTCAATGGCGACAAAAAAATGCTGGGCTGCGTACAAATACATTAGTTTCATTAGGATCTACTGCTTTTATACTACTCTCTGTTTCTTTGGGTGATGGTGCAGATCCTAGCAGAGTTGCCGCACAAATTGTCTCAGGAATCGGTTTTCTGGGAGCTGGAGTAATCATGAAAGACGGACTAAGTGTACAGGGATTAAATACAGCAGCAACCATTTGGTGCTCAGCAGCGGTAGGTACACTTGTAGGCATAGGTTTATTTACAGAAGCCATAATCGTAAGTATTGCTGTAATGATTACACATTTACTGCTTCGTCCTGTAGGTTTAAAACTGAACCGTTTGCAATCTATAAAGTCTCTTAATACTCCTACCGATTACCTATTTACTATAAAATGCAAGGCAGAAGTCGAAAACCATCTTCGGGTAATGTTAATGCAAAGTTTAGGCAATGAAGAAACAATATTATTAAAATCATTAACAAGCGATGATGGTGATAATCCATCAATAGCTCTTATAACAGCCGAAATAAAAGCAATTACGCCACAGGATAGTTTAATGGAAAAAGTAGCCAGCCGATTGACCATTGAAGAAAAAGTCATGAAGGTGAGCTGGGAAATTATGGGAACTCAAACTGAACTATAA